Part of the Capsicum annuum cultivar UCD-10X-F1 chromosome 12, UCD10Xv1.1, whole genome shotgun sequence genome is shown below.
TCATCACATGGCTAAACCATCTCAACCACAATAAACAAGCTAATATAGAGGGACCTGGCTCTAGGCTTACCAAAGTTGAAGTTTTTCAGTCCTAAAGTGTATGATGCATGTGTGAAGGGAAAGAAAACTAAATCCTCATTCCAGATAAAGAAAGAAGTGAGCATATTCGTTCCTTTACGACTTATCCATATTAATCTATGTAGACCTATAAAGATTGTTAGAAAAGGAGGGAAGAAGTGCATATTGGTTATTTTTATGACTATTCTAGGTTCACTTGGACCTTCTTTCTAAGATACAAAGAAGAAATATTTCTTGTGTTTGAAGCCTTTGCTAGACAAGTACAGGTGAAGTATAATGTGAAGGTAGACGGAATCAAATTAGACCATAGAATAGAGTTTAAAAATAGAAGGCTCAGTCATTTATGCAATGAGTTGGGCATTAATCACAACTTCTTAGCCCCCAAAACACCATAACAAAATGGTGTTATAGAGTGAAAAAATAGGATACTAGTAGACATTGGCAGGACTGTACAGATAGATGCTAGGATAGCTTATAGATTTTGGGCTGAAGCAGTTAATACAACATCTTATCAGATCAACAGGTATCTGTCAGGTTCATTTTGAACAAGAATCCTTATGAGCTTattaccaaaagaaaattcaaattgagCTATTTCAAGCTTTTTGGTTGCAAATTCTATGTGCTGAATAATGAGAAGAATGGTCTTGAAAAGTTTGATCCAAGGAGTGATGATGGTGTTTTTGTTGGGTATTCTTCTACCATCAAGGCTTATAAGATCTACAATAAAAGAACACAATGTGTGGAGAAaagtattcatgttatgtttgATGATGCTAGTGGTACTACTGGAGGTAGCACTCCAGATGATGATAATTCTGGAAATCCTCTAAATGTCCCAAAAAAGTTCGACGAAGGTGATGATGATGGAGATTCACAGGTACTAGGTTCAGGACCAAAAGATGAAAACTTAACAGACCCAGTTTTGGTCTATCACAAGCTCCTTATAAAGAATCGAATCCTCAGTCCAGTGAAGAAAATTATTAGTTTCCTAGGGTAACACCTTAATGGGAACTGGTCCCAATTCAAGTCAACTCACTTCTCAAAGGTCCACTTGGAAGCACCAGTCCTTACTTCTTCTTTATAACCTACTTTCTCCTCTATATTCAGGTATGCACACTAGGAGTAGAGCAAGGAATCTATGAAATTTTTCTATATTCTTGTCCCAAATTGAGCCCAAGAATGTAAAAGAAGCATTGAAGGATGCATATTGAATCAATGTAATGCAAAAAAAGCTAGATCAATTTAGGAGAAACAAGATGTAACACTTGGTTATACGTCCCCCAGATAGAATAGTTATAGGGACTAGGTGGGTCTATAAAAATAAGGCCGATAAGTATAACAATACCATTAGGAATAATACTAGGCTGGTGGTGCAGGGATACAGCCAGGAAAAAGACATATAGTATGATGAAACATTGCTCCTATAGCTAGAATAAAGGTCATTCAAATTCTCATAGTATTTGCCTCTTACGTAGAGTTCAAGATGTTATTCTAGATGGATGTAAAGAGTGCATTTATGAATGGGCTCATCTAGGAAGAAGTATATATGAAGTATCCTCTAGGTTTTGAAGATATGGAGTTTCTAAATCATGTGTTCAAGCTAGATAAAGCTCTATATGGTTTGAACAAAGCTTCTAGAGTTTGGTATAAGAGACTTTCAAAGTTTCTACTGAATAAAGAATTCAAAAGAGGTAAGATTGACAACACTTTATTCCTAAAGACAAGGGGAGGACATATGTTCATTGTTCAAGTCTATATTGATGACATCATATTTGGGGCTATAAAAAGTTCCCTATGTGATGAGTTTTCTAAGTTGataagtagtaaatttgaaatgatTATGATGGAGAACTCAATTTCTTTCTTGGACTTCAAATCAAGCAAAGTGCATTTGGAAACACTATATGtcaacaaaaatatattcatGAGCTGCTCAAGAGGTTCTACATGGAGGATACAAAGACCATAGATACTCCCattaattttctcaaaaaatagaCTTAGATGAACCTAGTCCCTTAGTTAATGAAACTATTTATTGAGGAATCATTGGTTCATTACTTTATTTGACAGCCAACAGACCTGAAATTGTGTTTATTGTTGGGATGCATACTAGATTCCAAGCAAATCCAAAGAAATCTCatttaaaattagataaaagAATTTTGAGATATCTTAAGGGAACTCCCAACCTGGTCCTATTCTATCCTGCTAGTAACTTTTGACTTGGTTGGATATGTTGATGCTGGATGCCTGGTTGATAGGAAGAGTACTTTAGGAATGACTCATTTTCTTGGATCATCCTTAATCTCTTGGGGTATTAAGAAACAAAACTTAGTGTCTCTTTTAATAGTTAAAGTTGAATATGTTGCAGCTACTTCATGTTGTGCTCAATTATATGGATCAAGCAGCAATTTGAAAATTTTGGCATTCTCTTAGAGTGTGTGCCTTTAATCTATGACAACACAAGTGCTGTCAACATGGCCAAAAATCCAGTTTAACATAAAAAGACCAAGCAAATTGACATCAGACATCATTTTCTCAGAGATAATATGGAAAAGAGGTTGATCAAGATGGTGTTTTGTGGTACTGAAAATCAGATTGTTGACATATTTACTAAGGTACTTGGTAGGGAATAGTTTGAAAGAACGGGACAAAGCTGAAGTTAATTAGACCAAGTTAAATGCATGATGCCACTCTTAATCCTCCAAATATGGCTATGATTTGATAAGTAGGTATCCTTGTTAGATGATGTATCCATGTCTAATTTAGTCTTATATCTTCCGCAGACATATACATATGGCAAGAAGGAGAAGATAAGGAGGAGGTGAGCCAGCACAAAGTGCATTATGTTAAGAAAGGTCTATAGATTTTACCAGGCTCTTGATGTACTCTTTTTGTTGAAAGATGAATAAAAATGCTCCTTTAATTGAAAAACTAATTGCAACCATTGAGATTTTTGAAGAATTCAAACAATATAATAGCCCACTAATGCATTTTGGAATGCATAATTTCTCCCAAGCAACAAGTGATTTCCTTATTGTACTAATAGACTCAAACCATATATAAGTATAACTTCTGCAATATGTTTTCAGTATCTTCATTACCTTATCATGTATCATAAACAATTGAGCCCAATATTTTTGAATACCAAATAGTTCTGATTGTACCTGTTGAACCCTCTAGCATAGAACAATCTCTTAGCTAATTTcctttgatttggtttggtttaaatttgaactttttaaaggtaaaatcaaatgaaatcaaatcAATTATGATTGGAGGTTTTCCTTCgataccaaatcaaataaaatcataaatattttgaagGCTTTGTTTAAGGAGTATCTACAAAAATATTCAAGAGAATGTCAATCATCTTCCTCTAAACCTGCTTCATCTCAAGACACATTTGATTCTTATAGTTTTGATTCTCAAAGTGTAAGAAAAATACTTTGTGAAATGAACTTTACTTGTACAAACAAAGGAAAGATTATGGAAGTGGGGGTGCTACGAGTAAGTCAAAGATAGATAGATACATTGCTGAAGATCAGGAGACTGATCATCCTAAATTTAATCTCTTAGAATGGTGGTTATTTAATGCTCTCATATTTTCTATTCTTTTAGAATTAGCTCGTGATGTCTTGGCTATTCTAATTTCAAGTGTGGCATTAAAATGTACTTATAGAATTGATGGTTGTATACTTGATCGATTTATAAGTTCTTTGAATTCTAGATGTGTTTAATCTTTTGTTTGTTCTTAAGATTGGCTTAGAAAAGAGACTAAATCTATTTGCATGGAAGAAAGTTTGGAATATTTTGAGCAACTTTAAATTGACAAGTTTTTGTATGTTATAGTGTACAATTAATCTACTTTACTACTGGTTTATGTTGTATGACAAATttgcttaaattatttttaaaaatgacaaataaagaaagagatcCTTGCATTATTGATGTTTGATTGCAATTTGCTATTTGTTACTAGTGGTCTAGTGGTGAGTTTCaatattttgtttgtttggtGATATAAGATATTCTTTTATAAGTTTCTTCATTTATGTTTTATCTAGAAAGCTATTTTATAAATTTCTAACTTTTggtttaatcttattttttattaggttCAAGTTCAAACATGCCTCCTAAAGCTCATTCAttaatttaggaatattttgagGTGGTTGAAGACAATGATGAAGTCCACAAAGCAAAGGACTTGACAAGTCGTATGATACTCAATTGTCAATCAAAATGGGTTGAAACGGGTGGCTTATGGAAGTattgttagaattatttattttatgtgaatttaacattaactttttattacATTAAATGTTATTAGTTGGTGGATAAGACATAGGCCATGTATTCATGTGGATGTCATATGGGcctgtatccatttcatgttattggtgTGGACTGGCAATAGTGTAGGCCTGTAGTAGACCTGTGAGCACATAATGGGGGGTGCACTAGGTTAAGGATTTTAAAactataaatataaggctagatcCCCTCTCCTAACTTTAACATAAGATGTTTTCTCATAAGCTGTCAGCCGTCATAAACAAAGAAGAGGAAGACTCAGCCTAGTTCATCTACGATTACGTGTTGCAATGGCGGACAAAGGTACGCACCTTTCCTCTTGCATATTTGTTACTTTATAGGTGTTCTTGGTTTATGTGAACCTGTAGTGTGTTTCTCTATAAATCTAACACTTGGTATCCGAGCTTTTCACATAGATCTTAAATCTTATTACTTagttcatgagaaaaataattagaaataatgatCATGACGTACTCCGTCTTAAACTTAAATCTAAAACTATTCCCCTTTTCCTTTTGGCTGCTGACATTTTGATTGCTGCACACTACTTTATTCcatattaaaaaagaggtgtatAGATAATTAAGAGTCGGCCGATGGACAAATCAATTGGATTTGAGAAAGTGGATGAAACCAAAtcaattgaatttattttttttaaaattgtggcTTGGTTTTTGGGTTCTAGGGGTTATTGTGTAGGTAATGGAATAGTTATTTCCATTTGATGTGAAAATTAATGTATTGTTAGTTTAAATAAAATTGTTTGAAGCTGTAATtgcaaaacaaaaaagaaaaaattgattgtCTTTCTTTGACAAAATTTTTCGTTGCTTTATACCTTGTCAAAAGTGTctaaatatgttttaaagtgtaTTGGTAgtatttgtaaattaaaaattatttcagaAGTTTTTCACTATCTTGAAAGGTGATATCGTGCTTTAAAAGACATGATGAGTAGATCTAACTTACGTGAGTTTGTCAGGGTGAAGGTATTAAAACATTCATGTACATTCTTAATCATGTCCCTTCCAAGTCTGTCCCTAAAACTCTTTTGAGTTGTGGGTCAATAGAAAAttcagtttaaattatttttgagtttggGATGTCCTGTGAAGGTAAAGATATATAAAACTGAATGTAGAACCTCGCTTGTGTTTTCATTGGTTATCAACTCATTCTAAAGGATACAGGTTTTACTGTCCTACAAAGGGAACCAGAATAGTTGGatcttaaaatacaaaatttcttatatgtgggactatcctaaactctGTGGGTATAAATTTATCGATTAAACAAGTATTTAAGATATTTAATTTCATACATGAGatgagttttgaaattgttaagaGCATGCATGGAAAGACCCATTTTGTGATGAAATCTTATATAAACTATGAGGTTGttttccctaaacttgaattgttttcatgtgtatatatgttattAGTTTGAAAAGTTATATGAGAGCATGATTTGCATGATTTCCTCTTTTGTTATGAAATCCATTGTCCTAACAATGTTAtggattattattgttttatgaatgaatgagagggtttttttcttgatttaaaaaTGCTCATATTTCCTAATAAAGATTCATATTTCCTAATAAAGAATTTGCATGTGATTGAGGAAAGAGATGACCACCATATGATAAAGTATTGAAAAAGGGAGTAGTTTGCatatgttttcatatgttttgaaaCAAGAACTCCCTCATGcgatgtttaaatattttgggtggTCATCAACATGTTTTTGACTAACAAGGGTTATGGCTATGATGTGGTATGAAATGAATGACTTAAATTTGGGACTATTGCATGAAACTAAGCATTCATTAAACAGAATATTTAATATGAAAGATCTATGAGAGGCATCATCTGTTCTGGGCATTGAAATTCAATGAGATAGATCTCGTAATTTATTGGGGCTTTAACAAAAGGCCTATATTGAttgtattttaaaaagatttaagaTAGAAAATTGTAGGCCCTGTGGTGAAAGGTGATAAGTTAACCTTAGACTTGTGTCCCAAAAATGATCTTGAGAAAGATTTTATGAACGATGTGTCTTATCCAAGTATTTTTTTCACTGTATTTCTTGTTTATAGagtgttaatttttttattttttatattggtttAAGTAAAGTTGGCTAAACTAAAGCCTTCTTAAGAATGTGTTCTGGTGGCTATGTTATTAAAGATTCATTCATTTAGTTAGTTCCATATGCttagattaaataatataaaatattttttattttatgaaat
Proteins encoded:
- the LOC124889575 gene encoding uncharacterized protein LOC124889575 produces the protein MANSDDDEVTLLDTKENLKNYSLKELKFLTTMLIDTINELTKDKECWKKDLEKCEKEMVELTVQVSVRFILNKNPYELITKRKFKLSYFKLFGCKFYVLNNEKNGLEKFDPRSDDGVFVGYSSTIKAYKIYNKRTQCVEKSIHVMFDDASGTTGGSTPDDDNSGNPLNVPKKFDEGDDDGDSQQWKEDFEFALGMTDIDQALSEDDPPALIDSSTAAEKEFYAK